In Pseudonocardia sp. DSM 110487, the sequence CCCGCACCGAACCGCGTCATCCCGTGCTCCCGGACCTCGTCGATCCGGCGGCCGAGCATGGTGGCGACCAGGCCGATCCGGCTCGTCCGCGCGATCGGGCCGGCGTGCACCCCGCGGCCGTCGCGCAGCACCGTCACCTGCTGGCAGAGCCGCATGACCTCGTCGAGCTTGTGCGTCACGTACAACACCGCGACGCCGTCGGCGCGCAACAGCTCGATGACGCTCGCCAGCCGGTCGACCTCGCGCGGCTCCAGTGATGACGTCGGCTCGTCCATGATCACGACGCGGGCGTCGGCGGACACGGCGCGCGCCACCGCGACCATCTGCTGAACGCCTGCGCCCAGCTCGCCGACGGGCCGCCGGACGTCAACGGAGACGCCGTACCGTGCGAGCAGGTCGCGCGCCGCGCGGTGCATGGACGCGAAGTCGATGAGCCGGAGCCTGTTCAGCGGCTCGCGGCCGAGGAAGAGGTTGCGCGCAACGCTCATCCCCGGCACGAGGTTCAGCTCCTGGTAGATCGTGCTGATCCCGGCCGCCTGCGCGTCGCGCGGCGCCCCGAAGGTCACCGGCTCACCCCGGTACCGCACGACGCCTCCGTCCGGCTGGTGCACGCCGGTGATGATCTTGATCAGGGTCGACTTACCGGCACCGTTCTCCCCGACCAGCGCGTGGACCTCTCCGGCGCGCAGTGCCAGGTCGACCCCGTCGAGCGCGACGGTGCCGGCGAACCGTTTGGAGACCTCGACCACCTCGACCGTTGCAGGTGCCTCGCTGCTCACCTCAGTAGGCGTTGGCGAGCTCGGCGGACGCGTTGACCGTGGTGTACTCCTTGTCCGAGATGATGGTCTTCGCCGGCACGCCCTTGCCGCTGTAGAAGTCCTCGAGAGCCTGGAAGGCCAGCGGCCCGAACCGCGGGTTGGACTCGATCACCCCGGAGATCCAGCCGTCGACGACGCCCTGCACCGCGCCCTTCGTCCCGTCGATCGTCACGATCTTGACGTCACCGGGACTCTTCCCGGCCGCCCGCAGCGCCGCCACGGCGCCGAGGGCCATCTCGTCGTTCTCCGCGTAGATGGCGGTGATTCCCGGGTTGGCGGAGATGAGCTGCTCGGTGACCGTGCGCCCCTTCTCCCGGGTGAAGTCCGCGGTCTGCTCGGCGACCACCTTCAGGTCCGAGTTCTCGGCGGCGAGCTGGTCCTTGAAGCCCTTGGTCCGGTCCACCGTCACGTTGACGCCGGACGCGCCGAGCAGGATCGCCACCTCGCCCCGGTCGCCGGTGGCCTGCATCAGCGCGTCGGCGGCCCGCTTGCCTTGCTCGACGAAGTCCGAGCCGATCCAGCCGATGTAGTCCACGCACGCTGTCTTGGAGGTGAGTAGCCGGTCGATCGTCATGATCGGGACCTTGGCGTCCTGCGCGGCCTTGAGCGCGGGGTCGAGGCCCTCCGAGTTGAGCGGGGAGATGATCAGCGCCTTGGCACCCTGGGCGATCATGCTCTGGATGTCGGCGATCTCCTTGTTGAGATCCGACTGCGCGTTGGTCGTGATCAGGTTGATGCCCCGTTCGGCGGCCGCTGCTTTGATCGACTCTGTCTCGGTGATCCGGAAGGGGTTGGCCTCCTTCTCCGACTGAGCGAAGCCGACCGTGATGCTCCCCAGGTCCTGTTTCGGTACGCCGCCGTTGTACCTCTCCGCGGTGCAGCCGCCGTCGCCGGCGCTGGCGGTCGCCTGGACCTGCTGCTCAGCGGCACTGCCCACCGGCTGCGTGCCGCTGTCGGCGCTCTTGGTGCAGGCGCTGACCGAGAGCAGGAGCAGGGCGACGACGGCCGCCCCGCTGGTGCGGCCGAGCCGCCTCGAGCGATCCATCGGAGAGCTCTCCCTTCGTTGGGTGGAGCAAACGGTCCGAGTCGACCTGCCGCGTTGTGACAGAACATGACAAGAAGTTGCGCGAAATGCTAGCGCCTACCGGCGGCCAGCTGTCAAGAGTTGCAACTACGCCCGTGACGGATCCGAGACGTATGCGCCCAGCTCACGATCGTTTTCCCGGTCACGAGCGCAGTACGTCTGGCGTCTCCAGCCGGTCAGGGCTGCCGACAGGCGTGTCGAAATATGGCAGATCAGTTCACAACGAGCCAGCAACGAGCTCGTGGTCTGCCACCACGACGTGCACGCCGGCGTCCGTGAGTGCCTGCACCACCACCGGGTCGGCGCAGGAGTCCGTGACCAGCACATCGATCCGCTGGGTCGGCACGGTCTGGCACATGGTGTCGCGGCCGAGCTTCGTGTGGTCGGCCAGGACGATCACCTGGCGGGCGGCGGCCACGAGCGCCATGTCCGTCGCGGCGGCGAAGACGTTCGGGGTCGTCAGGCCGCGATCGACGGTAACCCCTTCGCCCGAGAGGAACACCTGTGCGCCGCGCAGACCCTTGAGGCTCTGCTCGGTCAGCGGACCGACGAACGCCGCGATCGACCGGCCGAGCGTGCCGCCGACGACGACGAGGTCGACGTGTTCGACGTCGAGCAGGGCGTTGGTCACCGGCACCGAGTTGGTGATCACGGTCAACGGCTCGACGCCGGTCAGGCAACGGGCGAGCCGCATCGTCGTCCGGCCCGGGCCCAGCAGGATCGCGCTGGCGGGTTCGACCAGCTCGGCGGCCCGGGCCGCGATCGCCGCCCGCTCGGCCGCCACGGGGTCCACCGGGGGACCCCCGCGTGCCTGGTCCGGCACGGCGCGGTCGATCTGGACGGCGCCGCCGCGCGTGGCGCCCAGCTGGCCCTCGGCGACCATCACGCGGAGGTCGCGACGCACGGTCGACTCCGAGATGCCCACGACGTCCGCGAGGTCCCGGAACGAGGCGTACCCGCGCAGGCGTACGTGGTCGAGGATGCGACGCCGCCGCTCCGCGATGAGCATCTTCTCCGACCACCTGACCCGCTGCGATGTTGAATCTGGTCCTCGTTATAGCAGGGGCTGTCACTACCCGTCAGCTCGGGGCACCTGCGGTCAGCGGGACGTTGGAAGAAGGTTGCGCCTCCGACGTGGCGAGCCGTTCCTCATGCCTCCGTCAGATGCGCCAGCGCGACGACGAGGCGTTCGCTGATGTCCGCGGGCCACGGGAAGCTGACGGTCACCGACTGCTGGTGGGCCAGCCCGTGCAGCCCCACCCACAACGCCACCGCGTCGGCGGACAGGTCGGTGCTGGTGGCGATGTCCGCGGCGACGCAGTCGCCGAGTACCTCGGCGAGCAGCCGCATGCTGCCCTGGCCCAGCGCCTGCATGTCGGCCTCTGTCAGCGAGCTCGCCTCCAGGTCGGGCATCCAGAGCCCGCCGAACATCGTGCGGTAGCGCCCGGGGCGCTTCCGCGCGAACTCCAGGTAACCGGTGCAGACGGCGAAGAGCCGGGCCCGGGGATCATTGCCCGCGGCCTCCCGCGCGCCCCGTAGCTCCACCTCCAGCTCGTCGAATGCCTGCTCGACGACGGCCAGCATGATGCTGGGCTGGTCGGCGAAGTGGCGGTAGATCGACGGTGCGGAGATCCCGACCCGGCGCGCGACGGCCCGCAGCGTCACCGACGTCTCGTCGCCGGTCTCGTCCAGTAGCGCGACGGCTCCGCTCACGATTTCGTCGCGCAGCCGCGAACCCTCGCCGCGGCGGTTGCGGGTGCGGATGGCCGTTGTGGCGGGCTGCTCGGGCATGCCTTCATCTTACACCTGAAAACTTACTCTCGTTCACCTTGCGCGGCTCAGGTAACGAGCGTATCTTTACGGCTGTAAGTTCACGAGCGTGAAGGGAGTCAGGGGATGGACCACACCGCCGTCACCACGCAGACCACCGAGATCGTCCTGCCGGGCAAGGTCGAGCCGGAGGGCCTGCAGGTGCGCAACAGTCAGCTTCCGGCTCCGGCCGCCGGCCAGGCCGTCCTGCGCATGGACGCGACCGGCGTGTCGTTCGCCGAGCAGCAGATGCGCCTCGGCAAGTACTACGACCAACCGCCGTTCCCGTTCGTGCCCGGCTACGACGTGGTCGGCACGGTGACCGCCGTCGGGCCTGACGTGGATCCCGGCATGGTCGGCCGGCGGTTCGCCGCCGTGACGAAGATCGGGAGCTGGGCGTCCCACCAGCTGATCGACGCCGCCGACCTCGTGCCCGTGCCGGACGGCGTGGACGCGGCCTACGCCGAGACCGTTGTGGTCAACGGGATCACGGCGTGGCAGATGCTGCACCGCATCGCCCGGGTCCGGCCAGGGGGGACGATCGTGGTGCTGGGTGCCAACGGCGGCGTCGGCACGACGCTGGTGCAGCTCGCCCGCCACGCGGGGATCACCGTGATCGGTACCGCCTCCGCACGGCACCACGCGGTGCTTCGCGGGCTGGGCGCGACCCCGGTCGACTACCGCGATCCCCACATGTACCGGCGGATCCGCGAGCTCGCGCCGGGCGGGGTGGACGCGGTGTTCGACCACGTCGGCGGCGCCGGGATCGTCGAGTCCTGGCGGTTGCTGCGCCGCGGCGGCGCGCTCGTGTCCTATGGCACCGCGGCCACCAAGGACGACGAGGGCAACTCCCGGCTGCCGGTGCTGAAGCTGTTCGCCCGGCTGATGTGGTGGAACCTGCTGCCCAACGGCAGGTCGGCGCGGTTCTACAACTTCTGGGCCGGCCTGCGCCGTCGCGACGCCTTCCGGGCCCGGTTGCGCGAGGACCTCACCACGGTGCTGCGCATGCTGGCCGACGGTGTGCTCACCGCGCAGGTCGCCGCGCGGTTCCCGCTGTCGGAGGCCGGATCGGCACTGGCTCTGGCCGAGTCACGCACCGTCACCGGCAAGGTCGTCATCGTCCCGCACCTCTGACCGTCCGTCGACGCCGAGCCCTGCACCACCGAATCGCCCACGTCGGCCGGGCAGCGACCGAGGCCGCTTCACATCGGAGAACATCATGACCACCGAAGCCCTGCCCGTCCCGGCCGCCGTCCGCGCCGCCACCGGCAGCGACGTCGACAGTCGCGCCGCCTACGCCAGCTTCGGGATCGCCTACGTCCTCGGACACGGCGCGGCCGCCGTCTCGCTTGGCCCCGACCCGCTGATCGCCCTGCCCGCCTGGCTGCCGATGACCCTCCTCGGCGCAGGCCTCGCCGCCGGCACCGTCTTCGCGAGCGTCGCCGCCACCCGTGCCCAGCGCGGCGCAGGCCCGCACGACAGCCTCTCCGGGAAACTGCTGGGCCTGTCGTGGGTCAGCGCCTTCATCGCGCTGTTCCTCGCCATCACCGGTCTCGCCGCCCAGCTGGAGATGCCCGACCTGCAGACGATGCTCTGGCCGACCTGGTCCGGCTTCCTCATGGGCCTGCTCTACCTCGGTGAGGGTGCCACCCGCCGCAACCTCCTGCACTACGGCCTCGGCACCTGGCTCGCCCTGATCTCGGCCGCCGCCCTCTTCCTCAGCATCCCCAGCCTGTTCTGGGTTCTCGCCATCGCGGGTGGTGGCGGGTTCGTGGTCGCGGCCGTCCTGGAGAGCCGGCGTCTCACCCGCTGACCGACACCTGGTCGTCGAAGCGTGCACGTGCCCGTTCGACGTCGGGCAGCGTGACGGTGGTCCAATGCAGGAGGGCGTCGATCAGATCCTGCAGTGACCGTCCGAGCGGCGAGATGCGGTACTCGACGGCGACGGGGCGCGTGCTCGTGACGACGCGCTCGACCATCCCGTTGCGCTCGAGGCGCCGGAGGGTCGACGTGAGCGACTTCTGCGTCACGACGGGAATCGCCCTGCGGAGGTCGTTGAAGCGCAACGGCCTCTCGCACAGGGCGTCGAGCACCTGGAGCGACCACTTGTCGAGCACCTGGTCGAGCAGCTCGCGGTGCCGCTCGGTGAGCTGAGGGCCGACGAGCGGTGGGGGAGCGGTATCCGGCACGACACCTAGTCTCGTTGAAGTTCCCTTCGGACACCAGGTACACGTGGGATACCTAGTGCTAGTCGAATCGAAGGGACAACCATGGCAGTGCAGCTCCTGACCCCGGAAGGCATGTTCGCCCCCGTTCCGTACCACCACGTCTCCGTCAGCACGGGTGCTCGGCACGTGCACGTGGCCGGCCAGATCGCGCGTGACGCCGATGGGAAGCCCGTCGCGACCGGCGACCTTGCGGGCCAGCTCGCGCACGCGTTGCGCAGCACCGCGCGCGGCCTGGCCGGTGCAGGGGCGACCTTCGCCGACGTCGTACGCCTCCGGTTCTTCGTCACGAACTGGAGCCCCGAGAAGTACGACGACTTCATCGCGGGCATCGAGCGCGTGACGGACGAACTCGGGATCCCGCGGCCGTTGCCGCCGCTGTCGGCGATCGGCGTCGACTACCTGTTCGAGCCCGATGTGCTCGTCGAGGTCGAGGCCTTCGCCGTCCTCGACTGACATCGAGGGCCTGCCGTCCTTGACGTGTAGAGCGGTTCACCGCCTTCTGATCACCGAGATCACCTGTGTTGTGAAACGTTCCAACTGCTGTTAGCGTCCCCGCGCCGCTCACTCGACGAGGAGGACCGCTCGTGGTTGCAGGAGAGCCACCGGTGGAGTGGTCCGCGCAGTGGATCGGCAAGCGTACCGATCCGGCACGCCGGATCCTGCAGTCGTTGACGTCCGACCACGTGGCGTGGGTCGAGCCGGCGCAC encodes:
- a CDS encoding sugar ABC transporter ATP-binding protein, whose amino-acid sequence is MSSEAPATVEVVEVSKRFAGTVALDGVDLALRAGEVHALVGENGAGKSTLIKIITGVHQPDGGVVRYRGEPVTFGAPRDAQAAGISTIYQELNLVPGMSVARNLFLGREPLNRLRLIDFASMHRAARDLLARYGVSVDVRRPVGELGAGVQQMVAVARAVSADARVVIMDEPTSSLEPREVDRLASVIELLRADGVAVLYVTHKLDEVMRLCQQVTVLRDGRGVHAGPIARTSRIGLVATMLGRRIDEVREHGMTRFGAGHGSTGGVPVLRATGLTRPPVLAGVSVDVHAGEVVGLAGLLGSGRTETARAVFGADAVDSGAISIDGARQRRWSPAAAIAAGVGLVPEDRKAEGVIPDLSVRDNIVLAALPRLTRAGFVSERRCREIVEVFVRRLRIKIAGPDQRVRDLSGGNQQKVLLARMLCLQPKVLLLDEPTRGIDVGAKAEIQALIDELASHGLGVVLISSELEEIVEGADRVLVLRDGAVVGVLTGDAVSENGIMTTIAAASDDAEQAVTVDG
- a CDS encoding ABC transporter substrate-binding protein gives rise to the protein MDRSRRLGRTSGAAVVALLLLSVSACTKSADSGTQPVGSAAEQQVQATASAGDGGCTAERYNGGVPKQDLGSITVGFAQSEKEANPFRITETESIKAAAAERGINLITTNAQSDLNKEIADIQSMIAQGAKALIISPLNSEGLDPALKAAQDAKVPIMTIDRLLTSKTACVDYIGWIGSDFVEQGKRAADALMQATGDRGEVAILLGASGVNVTVDRTKGFKDQLAAENSDLKVVAEQTADFTREKGRTVTEQLISANPGITAIYAENDEMALGAVAALRAAGKSPGDVKIVTIDGTKGAVQGVVDGWISGVIESNPRFGPLAFQALEDFYSGKGVPAKTIISDKEYTTVNASAELANAY
- a CDS encoding DeoR/GlpR family DNA-binding transcription regulator, with the translated sequence MLIAERRRRILDHVRLRGYASFRDLADVVGISESTVRRDLRVMVAEGQLGATRGGAVQIDRAVPDQARGGPPVDPVAAERAAIAARAAELVEPASAILLGPGRTTMRLARCLTGVEPLTVITNSVPVTNALLDVEHVDLVVVGGTLGRSIAAFVGPLTEQSLKGLRGAQVFLSGEGVTVDRGLTTPNVFAAATDMALVAAARQVIVLADHTKLGRDTMCQTVPTQRIDVLVTDSCADPVVVQALTDAGVHVVVADHELVAGSL
- a CDS encoding TetR/AcrR family transcriptional regulator, which gives rise to MPEQPATTAIRTRNRRGEGSRLRDEIVSGAVALLDETGDETSVTLRAVARRVGISAPSIYRHFADQPSIMLAVVEQAFDELEVELRGAREAAGNDPRARLFAVCTGYLEFARKRPGRYRTMFGGLWMPDLEASSLTEADMQALGQGSMRLLAEVLGDCVAADIATSTDLSADAVALWVGLHGLAHQQSVTVSFPWPADISERLVVALAHLTEA
- a CDS encoding medium chain dehydrogenase/reductase family protein; this translates as MDHTAVTTQTTEIVLPGKVEPEGLQVRNSQLPAPAAGQAVLRMDATGVSFAEQQMRLGKYYDQPPFPFVPGYDVVGTVTAVGPDVDPGMVGRRFAAVTKIGSWASHQLIDAADLVPVPDGVDAAYAETVVVNGITAWQMLHRIARVRPGGTIVVLGANGGVGTTLVQLARHAGITVIGTASARHHAVLRGLGATPVDYRDPHMYRRIRELAPGGVDAVFDHVGGAGIVESWRLLRRGGALVSYGTAATKDDEGNSRLPVLKLFARLMWWNLLPNGRSARFYNFWAGLRRRDAFRARLREDLTTVLRMLADGVLTAQVAARFPLSEAGSALALAESRTVTGKVVIVPHL
- a CDS encoding ABC transporter permease, translating into MTTEALPVPAAVRAATGSDVDSRAAYASFGIAYVLGHGAAAVSLGPDPLIALPAWLPMTLLGAGLAAGTVFASVAATRAQRGAGPHDSLSGKLLGLSWVSAFIALFLAITGLAAQLEMPDLQTMLWPTWSGFLMGLLYLGEGATRRNLLHYGLGTWLALISAAALFLSIPSLFWVLAIAGGGGFVVAAVLESRRLTR
- a CDS encoding helix-turn-helix domain-containing protein — translated: MPDTAPPPLVGPQLTERHRELLDQVLDKWSLQVLDALCERPLRFNDLRRAIPVVTQKSLTSTLRRLERNGMVERVVTSTRPVAVEYRISPLGRSLQDLIDALLHWTTVTLPDVERARARFDDQVSVSG
- a CDS encoding RidA family protein — encoded protein: MAVQLLTPEGMFAPVPYHHVSVSTGARHVHVAGQIARDADGKPVATGDLAGQLAHALRSTARGLAGAGATFADVVRLRFFVTNWSPEKYDDFIAGIERVTDELGIPRPLPPLSAIGVDYLFEPDVLVEVEAFAVLD